In the genome of Thalassospira sp. ER-Se-21-Dark, one region contains:
- a CDS encoding TetR/AcrR family transcriptional regulator, whose amino-acid sequence MSGLRAQKKADKNRRILEAATTLFRKVGYDSARIEDIAEMAGVSVGTFYNYFKNKGDMLMATVSMEVEEVLAAGDAIIAREHGDFATALSELIGKYFDHSLTYLSKEMWRTAMSLSIAQPETPFSKRYTALDHRLSKQVCDLVRALQDRGIVRKDVDCDATGELIFNNVNMMFIEFVKDEEMDVDGLKASVARQNAPLALLMSCDAA is encoded by the coding sequence ATGTCAGGACTGCGCGCCCAAAAGAAAGCCGATAAAAACCGCCGTATTCTGGAGGCGGCGACAACCCTGTTTCGCAAGGTCGGTTATGACAGTGCGCGCATCGAAGACATCGCCGAAATGGCCGGCGTGTCTGTCGGGACGTTCTATAACTACTTCAAAAACAAGGGCGATATGCTGATGGCCACCGTCTCGATGGAAGTCGAGGAAGTGCTGGCAGCGGGGGACGCCATCATTGCGCGCGAACATGGAGATTTCGCAACGGCCTTGTCCGAACTGATCGGGAAATATTTCGACCACTCCCTGACATATCTGTCCAAGGAAATGTGGCGCACGGCGATGTCGCTGTCGATTGCACAGCCCGAAACGCCGTTTTCCAAGCGCTATACCGCCCTTGATCATCGTTTGTCCAAACAGGTCTGCGATCTGGTTCGCGCCTTGCAGGATCGCGGTATCGTCCGTAAGGATGTCGATTGCGATGCCACAGGCGAGCTTATCTTTAACAACGTGAACATGATGTTCATCGAGTTCGTCAAGGACGAAGAGATGGATGTCGACGGCCTGAAGGCCAGCGTGGCAAGACAGAATGCCCCGCTGGCATTGCTGATGTCTTGTGATGCTGCCTGA
- a CDS encoding extracellular solute-binding protein, with translation MSRHVSTGKTRNKFLSTTATFILGAVAMSHSAQATEELNALVWCDHTDPALIEPFEEKYDVKVNLKEYEGTGAGLSIIEQSRPGDWDVFVIDGVDVHRAVEMGVLAEIPADALPTSDIFPEVVMAENNVVDGKTYAVTEKFGYNTISFDKTKVDPKDMEDMSVIWSDKYAGRIAVYDYYLPVIGLIGLGLGIDTADLGADDMPAIKEKLFAMKKVSKQVGEVVSSQTALATGEVDILVGGGEWITAVLSEEKPNLDWIIPKQGGLRWAQSIGVMKDSEKPDLALKFVQYIMSPEGQARLATSSCYWGMPANAKAGENLTDAQKAALRWDDQDGYLKNSQLYPIPDADLDAEMQDAWVEMLQQ, from the coding sequence ATGTCTCGTCACGTTTCCACGGGGAAGACCCGCAACAAGTTTCTGAGCACCACTGCGACCTTTATTCTGGGCGCGGTTGCCATGTCGCACAGCGCACAAGCGACCGAAGAATTGAATGCGCTTGTCTGGTGCGATCATACCGATCCGGCCTTGATTGAGCCGTTCGAGGAAAAATACGACGTCAAAGTCAATCTCAAGGAGTACGAAGGTACGGGTGCCGGTCTTTCGATCATTGAACAATCCCGTCCGGGTGACTGGGATGTGTTTGTGATTGATGGGGTGGATGTCCATCGCGCGGTCGAAATGGGCGTTCTGGCCGAAATCCCGGCCGATGCCCTGCCGACATCCGATATCTTCCCCGAAGTCGTGATGGCCGAAAACAATGTGGTGGATGGCAAAACCTATGCCGTCACCGAGAAGTTCGGCTACAACACCATTTCGTTCGACAAGACCAAGGTGGATCCCAAGGACATGGAAGACATGTCGGTGATCTGGTCGGACAAATATGCTGGCCGCATCGCGGTTTATGATTATTACCTACCGGTGATAGGCCTTATTGGCCTGGGTCTTGGCATTGATACGGCTGATCTTGGCGCGGACGACATGCCCGCCATCAAGGAAAAGCTGTTTGCGATGAAAAAGGTCTCCAAACAGGTAGGTGAGGTTGTCTCATCGCAAACGGCTCTGGCCACAGGTGAAGTCGATATCCTTGTTGGCGGTGGTGAATGGATCACGGCGGTTCTTTCCGAAGAAAAACCGAACCTTGACTGGATCATCCCCAAACAGGGTGGCCTGCGCTGGGCCCAGTCAATCGGGGTGATGAAGGATTCTGAAAAGCCTGATCTTGCGCTTAAATTCGTTCAATACATCATGAGCCCCGAAGGCCAGGCGCGCCTTGCGACCTCGTCTTGTTATTGGGGTATGCCAGCCAACGCCAAGGCTGGCGAGAACCTGACCGATGCCCAGAAAGCGGCCCTTCGCTGGGACGATCAGGACGGCTACCTCAAAAACTCGCAGCTTTACCCGATCCCGGATGCCGATCTCGATGCCGAGATGCAGGATGCCTGGGTCGAGATGCTCCAGCAGTAA